A window of the Osmia lignaria lignaria isolate PbOS001 chromosome 2, iyOsmLign1, whole genome shotgun sequence genome harbors these coding sequences:
- the LOC143305632 gene encoding uncharacterized protein LOC143305632 translates to MYATNGHQLCNGSSEQQQAKLQKIKELTSIIKDTDKNLTICEEILATYIRKRLRDKRTEMQRRSELENKMADILENLKTRLLVE, encoded by the exons ATGTACGCGACGAATGGACATCAACTATGCAACGGTTCATCCGAGCAGCAACAGGCTAAATTACAAAAGATCAAGGAGCTAACGAGTATCATAAAG GATACTGATAAGAACCTGACCATTTGCGAGGAAATATTAGCAACTTATATAAGGAAACGCCTAAGG GATAAGAGAACGGAGATGCAAAGACGTAGCGAATTGGAAAACAAAATGGccgatattttagaaaatctgAAGACGCGTCTATTAGTCGAATAA
- the LOC117606908 gene encoding uncharacterized protein LOC117606908, which translates to MMLRTFYVLCCLWTFTLSENIDGASQSSSSLSPEINNTRDKRALGLILSGLAQVFGYTVDPIQLATLPNPDDAKSTQTSCNNTQNPCMSNQNGSTTSRPPQRETIRLTGVLNFGNDSNILNHLQEYEQIFHGNGSSTTQTPSGPPSTQTPMIDTRTPLLPNISLPSMPQPPLPEIPPQDIKLSYPRPLVLIHRNQNFSNARNKSMMQERGQQGNDMGSKDTNGSNADKLRWEEYEERLAELERRQQEQAERLRQQEHLRNREKDDNYSSEGNERNRGKQTGHRDEDCQGKEDGNYENPSEEEEEEEEEEEEEEEEGSRESFKNQQKTDQEEPQESNEEEQSKDDDVYKYGIFGELPISKDDEQRRPEQLRNSYGEPLDNRELTDDGFVNYFSKLKQQNDFRTSSITPNSREETSKENEDESREYLPARNKYEEYALEEDTDSGMKEDENSEEDDSPPMKYSSKVPSNGEDQSFFKDQKINEELDFSKHVPLIIPVRYLTAPEELDKVRLSTTVKSQKDNTVPEATKKVSRKELRPPKKNLKPTIGFPALPRKLHHGEQKELQMWPPPFDFILDSTIQADDTSGGSSSGKAKPYDKRNGKQGQPPGRMAPPVDPPAPRTYDYPENIYYQSFGKNFESRTGASKQSMFHRPVNDGIMNRTRSEAEEIPDFWQRHRYTLNDDYKNLEEPNLRIKSSVQGQNSGSKRLESSKRSTENIEPTMENYFNKIYPGARREDGKNQRVQNFQIAMQNSKSITVPESPGKDYDYFGVGPNDYDVDYIRGHEKLPRVFANDQRLYQYSESLTKLTSGPESKDRKVAVTDYENAGNAMIALGQEEISSTIPISYISYPPIL; encoded by the coding sequence ATGATGCTTAGGACATTCTACGTTCTGTGTTGCTTGTGGACGTTTACCTTATCGGAGAATATCGATGGGGCAAGTCAGTCAAGTTCGTCGTTATCACCAGAAATAAATAACACGAGGGATAAGCGAGCACTGGGTCTGATCCTCTCAGGACTGGCCCAGGTTTTCGGCTACACGGTGGATCCTATTCAATTGGCGACATTGCCCAATCCAGACGATGCGAAATCGACCCAAACATCGTGTAATAATACCCAGAATCCATGCATGTCTAATCAGAATGGTTCAACTACTAGCAGACCCCCACAGCGAGAAACGATCAGATTAACAGGTGTCTTAAATTTTGGCAACGATTCGAATATCCTGAATCATTTGCAGGAATACGAGCAGATTTTCCATGGAAATGGTAGTTCAACTACTCAGACACCATCTGGACCACCGTCGACCCAGACACCTATGATCGATACAAGAACTCCTCTTTTGCCGAACATATCCCTGCCCTCCATGCCTCAGCCACCCTTACCAGAGATTCCGCCGCAGGACATTAAACTGTCCTACCCCAGGCCACTGGTTCTGATTCACCGCAATCAGAATTTCAGCAACGCGAGAAACAAGAGCATGATGCAGGAGCGGGGTCAACAAGGAAACGATATGGGTTCGAAGGACACGAATGGTTCAAATGCAGATAAATTACGTTGGGAGGAATATGAAGAGAGACTTGCCGAGTTGGAACGCAGACAGCAAGAGCAGGCTGAGAGATTGAGACAACAGGAGCATCTTAGAAACCGTGAGAAGGATGACAATTATAGCAGTGAAGGGAACGAGAGAAATCGAGGAAAACAAACGGGTCACAGAGATGAAGATTGCCAGGGAAAAGAGGATGGAAATTATGAGAATCCttcagaggaagaggaggaggaagaggaggaggaggaggaggaggaggaggaaggatCGAGAGAGAGTTTTAAGAATCAACAGAAGACGGATCAGGAAGAGCCTCAGGAAAGCAATGAAGAAGAGCAGTCGAAGGACGATGATGTTTACAAGTATGGTATCTTCGGTGAACTACCAATAAGCAAAGATGACGAACAGAGAAGACCTGAACAACTTCGAAACAGCTACGGAGAGCCTTTGGATAATCGCGAGTTGACGGATGATGGATTTGTGAATTACTTCAGCAAACTGAAGCAACAAAACGATTTCCGTACTTCGTCTATCACTCCTAATTCACGGGAAGAAACTTCTAAGGAAAATGAAGATGAGAGCAGAGAATACCTTCCCGCCAGGAACAAATACGAGGAGTATGCTCTTGAAGAAGATACGGACTCCGGGATGAAGGAGGATGAAAACTCCGAGGAAGATGACTCTCCTCCAATGAAGTATTCTAGCAAAGTTCCCTCCAATGGAGAAGATCAATCCTTCTTCAAGGATCAGAAAATCAATGAGGAGTTGGATTTCAGCAAGCACGTACCTCTGATTATACCAGTTAGGTACCTAACCGCCCCTGAAGAACTGGACAAGGTAAGACTCTCGACGACTGTGAAGTCGCAGAAGGATAACACTGTACCGGAAGCCACGAAAAAAGTTTCCCGTAAGGAATTAAGGCCACCTAAGAAGAACTTAAAACCAACAATAGGTTTTCCAGCATTGCCCAGGAAGCTTCATCATGGCGAACAAAAGGAGCTGCAAATGTGGCCCCCgccttttgatttcattttggaTAGCACGATTCAAGCGGATGATACTTCTGGTGGTTCCTCTTCAGGGAAAGCTAAACCATATgataaaagaaatggaaaacagGGGCAACCTCCTGGAAGAATGGCGCCACCTGTTGATCCTCCAGCACCAAGGACTTACGATTATCCTGAGAATATCTATTATCAAAGTTTTGGGAAGAATTTTGAATCTAGAACTGGTGCTTCGAAACAATCAATGTTTCACAGACCAGTGAAtgatggaattatgaatcgGACGCGATCTGAAGCCGAAGAAATACCAGATTTCTGGCAACGTCATAGATATACCTTGAACGACGATTATAAAAATTTGGAAGAACCAAATTTGAGAATAAAGTCCTCTGTTCAAGGACAAAATTCTGGTTCGAAGAGATTAGAATCTTCGAAACGGAGCACGGAAAATATTGAGCCAACCATGGagaattattttaacaaaatatatccTGGAGCACGTAGAGAAGATGGTAAAAATCAAAGAgtgcaaaattttcaaattgctaTGCAGAATTCGAAATCAATTACGGTACCCGAAAGTCCTGGAAAGGATTATGATTACTTCGGGGTTGGACCTAATGATTATGATGTCGATTATATAAGAGGACACGAGAAATTGCCTCGAGTTTTTGCCAATGACCAACGGTTGTATCAATATAGCGAAAGTTTAACGAAATTAACTAGTGGACCGGAAAGCAAAGATAGGAAAGTTGCAGTTACAGATTACGAGAATGCTGGTAATGCTATGATAGCCTTGGGACAAGAAGAGATCAGTTCAACTATACCAATTAGTTACATCAGTTATCCtcctattttataa